The Belonocnema kinseyi isolate 2016_QV_RU_SX_M_011 chromosome 1, B_treatae_v1, whole genome shotgun sequence genomic interval atccgaaaTCATTTTGGTTTTGTGTTTCTCAAAAATTTCTAGGTTTTCATTTACATTCTCATTGGATCTGTCAATCCCTTTTCTTATCATTCTTTCAATTTTAGTTATCTCTTTCTCAAATCCCTGAATCTCCACATTTATATCCCTGATTTCAAGATtaagagttttaaatttaaacacgcCCAGATTCCTCTCAAAAGATGTCCGACATTGCCGACTCGAAAATGAGATGCTGTTACTACGGAATTTGTCATTAATATGTTTGGGAATTAGACCCAAGTTTTTGCAGTTGTGAAgaaatttccttttaattctgGCCCTTTCAAGCTTTTTTGAGGTTACATTTAGTTTACTGATGTCACAAACAATATTGTCGTCAAATTGCTCCTTAATCATTCTAAAATGATTCTTCCCTTCGTTATCATCACCCTCCTTTTTGCTACTCCCACTTCTACTACAAATACCAATACTCTTACCATGAGACCTTTTCACCGTACCATTATTAGTACCTTCATTCTTATTGCTATTCTTATTGCTATCATGATTTAAAAaccttatataattttttctagtgcTGATGGAAGATATTGCTGATGTTGCTGCTGTTTTTGTTCTTCCATGTtcatttaacataaataaataataaataataaaataaatagaatggaagcactacatattttttttccaatagccatatacaaaataatattaaaaaataataattaacatggtaataaaaattataaatatgtataacacACACACGTACGCAAACGCACATNNNNNNNNNNNNNNNNNNNNNNNNNNNNNNNNNNNNNNNNNNNNNNNNNNNNNNNNNNNNNNNNNNNNNNNNNNNNNNNNNNNNNNNNNNNNNNNNNNNNATTTATTTTATCTTCTGCAACAGGTACTTTATATTTGTGAAGAAGGTCAATACCATTCTCAatgctttttctatttttgatattaCCATCAAATTGTGGGAAAGTATGCCCGTCAGTCCCAGAATTCATAAGGGTAATGCGGTTTTCAATTGAGTCATCGTGTCTCACATGAAGAAATGTACGAGGGAGTTGTATTTCTGTAAGTGCTACTACCCACTGTCCTTGCAGCCGAATCTCATATGGCAATTGTGTTATAAAATTGGAAGTTCTATTATCGGGAAAATATTTCATACTACTATTGCTTAGTAAAATAAGGTAAAATTGAtcagaattcatttttacaatgatttcaaatttgaagctgGTATCCAGGAATTAAATTTATCCGGATAACCTATccacttaacaaaaaattgtttcttttttcccTTGCCTTTAGTTTGcagtattttttcaatcttaaatttctCCTCtgttatatctttattttttacgcCGGTCAATTCTTGTTCGTAAAAAAGTCCATTAATTTCTTCTCCTGCTAGATCTTTCAACTCATAAACAAAAGGTGTTTGTAATCGATTTGGAAGttgttttattaagaatatttcttCACTCCATCCTGATTCGTAACCTTTCTCAAAGACGCCCTTCTCTCGACTGATTCTAACTTGATCATCGACTCTGTACTTAGGCTTTTTTCTAGACCTCTTTTCCTTACTGAATCGCGATTGAATATTTTCCCATGCTTTGGATACATTGAATATGGTAACTTCAGCTGGTTTCATTTTAATACTACTGTGTCTGGCATTATTTTAAGCATCTACAATTTGTTGTATGATATCAATATAGCGTCGATTATTTTTATGCGTAAAGTAGTGCCACATTCGTTCTTTGAGAGTTCGATTAAAGCATTCTACTACGGCTGCTTTAACATTAGGGTGCCGTGTTACTCGAAATTTTATTCCATTATCtgtcaaaaatgtttgaaacgttGCACCTACAAATTCTTTCCCTTTATCTGTTTGTAAACAGATAGGTACACGATTGTCACCTTTCTGAAGAATGCGCTCGAAACCGTGTCTTACTTCTAAAGCAGATTTATTTCGGAGAGGCTCGACCCAGgcaaatttacttaaaacatcaattactactaatagaaaagtataattattattgtaggtTGACAGACTTTGGAGGTCAACTAAATCAGCCTCCCATACATTATCAATAGAGCTAACATTATAatgtattctttgaaattttctacgaTTAGGCCTATGTTTGGTAAATGTGTCCTGTGACTTTAACCATTCAAGCACTTTAGCACTAGATACTGTTCCTCGCGCAGcacgaattattttttctgtgcCACTGTAGGAGGCCGGATGACTTGGCTTGTAGTATATTTCTTCTAACAGTTTCATCTCAGATTAAAAGACTGCCACTTTGTTATTAATCCTGAACCACGCTGACTCAGtgattgatcttttctatttctGCTACGACTTCTTGCACGAGTTCTTATATTTGGAGTTTCTTGAACTCTATGTGAATCACTAGGATCATCTGTACTACCATCGTCAGTTATAAGAGGGTGAAATGTAGAGTATGTTCTATTACTGAGGTCCCGAGACAACTGTTTATCTGATTTCACTCTTCAGTATTCTCTATTTTTTACAAGCTCTCGTGGTGTGCCAAGCTCTCGAAGGATATGAGCAAACTGATTTCTACCAGCTGGAACGAATCTTTTTCTATATCTCNNNNNNNNNNNNNNNNNNNNNNNNNNNNNNNNNNNNNNNNNNNNNNNNNNNNNNNNNNNNNNNNNNNNNNNNNNNNNNNNNNNNNNNNNNNNNNNNNNNNCAATCACTGAGTCAGCGTGGTTCAGGATTAATAACAAAGTGGCAGTCTTTTAATCTGAGATGAAACTGTTAGAAGAAATATACTACAAGCCAAGTCATCCGGTCTCCTACAGTGgcacagaaaaaataattcgtgCTGCGCGAGGAAAAGTATCTAGTGCTAAAGTGCTTGAATGGTTAAAGTCACAGGACACATTTACCAAACATAGGCCTAttcgtagaaaatttcaaagattacattaTAATGATAGCTCTATTGATAATGTATGGGAGTCTGATTTAGTTGACCTCCAAAGTCTGTCAacctacaataataattatacttttctattagtagtaattgatgttttaagtaaatttgcCTGGGTCGAGCCTCTTCGAAATAAATCTGCTTTAGAAGTAAGACACGGTTTCGAGCATATTCTTCATAAAGGTAACAATCGTGTACCTATCTGTTTACAAACAGATAAAAGGAAAGAATTTGTAGGtgcaacttttcaaaaatttttgacagATAATGGAATAAAATTTCGAGTAACACGGGACCCTAATGTTAAAGCAGCCGTAGTAGAACGCTTTAATCGAACTCTCAAAGAACGAATGTGGCGCTACTTTACGCATAAAAATAATCGACGCTATATTGATATCATACAACAAATTGTAGATGCTTACAATAATGCCAGGCACAGTAGTATTAAAATGAAACCGACTGAAGTTACCATATTCAATGCATCCAAAGCATGGGAAAATATTCAATCGCGATTCAGTACGGAAAAGAGGTCTACAAAAAAGCCTAAGTACAGAGTCGATGATCAAGTTAGAATCAGTCGAGAAAAGGGCGTCTTTGAGAAAGGTTACGAATCAGGATGGAGTGaagaaatattcttaataaaacaaCTTCCAAATCGATTACAAACACCTTTTCTTTATGAGTTGAAAGATCTAGCAAGAGAAGAAATTGATGGACATTTTTACGAACAAGAATTGACCGgcgtaaaaaataaagatatagcAGAGGagaaatttaagattgaaaaaatactgCAAACTAAAGGCAAGGGAAACAAGAANNNNNNNNNNNNNNNNNNNNNNNNNNNNNNNNNNNNNNNNNNNNNNNNNNNNNNNNNNNNNNNNNNNNNNNNNNNNNNNNNNNNNNNNNNNNNNNNNNNNCACAAATACATTTAACAAGTCGGGCATCCGAGGATTTTAATAAAGCAAGACGTTGGCCGGAGTTCAGGTGACAAAGAGCATgtaaaataatagcattttttttgcagattgaTTTACCACCTATCGACATCATTACAATCGTGCAACTGGTACTTGTTCCTCACTGTGACCTCTCTTTATACCTTTGGTAGGTACGTAAACATAATGATAAGGGTCATCTGGAAAAATACTTGTCCGAAATCGGCAATTGTCTTGATATATAATCAAGAAGTAAATAACCATGAGGTTGAGAAGTGGCATCATGATAGGCTTCTTGTATAAATCGAGAATTTTCAGGGCAAACTTGCCGAGCTAGATGCTGGATTTGGGCACGATCTCGAGGGTTTTTAAAAGCAACAATATAGTTCGCATTTAGAGAAATATCTCGTTGTCCATGACCCTCATGAAAGAAATTTTGAGATATAAAAATTACACTGACATTTTTATGATGACTAGCTGTTTGCCACTcggaatagtaaaaaattatacacTCAATAGGTGTATCACACAGACTATCAACATGACggagaaacttttttataaaaaaagttttaccacATCCTGTTGGTCCACATACCAACGATGTAAATGGATGCTTCCAGCGTGCGTGCATAATTAAGAATGATAGAATTTaactagtaattattatttatagaataatatcctgattcttttaattagaaatttatttttatacactttttttattatctttattttgtggaaattgatcAATAAGATACTATCCGCGTGGTCAGAATGCTTGAGCTGATTCTTCTGACCGCTCTCCATTACGTCAATAAATAAGGTTATTATGACGTGTACCTTCCAGCATGCCCAAAGATCAGCTTACATGGGCGTGCGAGTGCTCACACCGCGTCGCGTTGGACCACTGCCACAAACCCCTAGTTTTTCAGCTAGATTCTGGTTGCCTGTTTTAGGTTAGAAAATTCAGGTatacaattatattattctaaacgATTTttgcttttgataaaaaaataataatcgaattgaatttttcatgcattttggggtgataaataaaatttgcagacagtttttgtgttttaaaagtagatttcattttattaaattccctttttaaatatatcatgaataatttttgaaaatttgaaattaatatatttaaatttcatttttaattctaattttcaattaagtccaCACTTATATCGGACAATTGAAGAGTGTAGGTTTGATCCCCTCCATGAAAATAGTCCCTTAAGTCAGTAAGTGTTGGTAAATTGGGGTGATGCTTCTGAGTGCACGGATCGAAAAAAGTATTCTCGCCATCATCACCAAACAGTCCAAATTGCTTAACTGAAAACAACAAATATCATTATTAGTAagcagaagaatattttttttcataaaaggcaAAAAGAAgtaaacatacaattattttatttttgaaaatgcaaaagccATTGTTTCTGTGTGTAGGAATGAGATAGTGATTctccaaattttcataattcgaTTTATATGGTTAAAATAGAGATAAATTATTTCATCTTATGAAATGTAGCCAAATGGTAGAGAGTCATATCCTTCAACTAATCGTTTTTTAATGTACACCGGACTACATATTTTTTCCTCTTGTTTCGTAACTATCTGGTGATAAGGTGTTCTACGAATACTACTAAACTTTAATCTAATTGGTAGTGTCTTTCTAATAACCATATCACATATTGAGTCAAAgtttattatttcggaattttcatagtttaaattaatacttttaactTTACAAACATTGTGGTTTTTACCATCAGGTGATGGTATCTTATATGCATAGAATTTGGGACCACCCGagacaaatttttctatgaaactacCGGAGCCATAAACTTCGAGCTCATCAGTTAAGTCACCTAAAAGACAACTTGTATCTGGATAATACTCATTTGGCTCATTAGTGCTGGCAAAAATAACTGAATCCGTGTCAAAATAAAGGACACGACGATCTAGTTGCTTCAAGTAAGTAAATAACTTCAAGCGTGCCTGGGCTGTTGTGTAAGCTGCTATAACCACATTGGTAATAGGCGATGGATTTACAGCTTCACATTTGTACAACCATGAGGTATAAATACTATTATCGTTTACAGGCAAGAGACTGTTGAGAATTTTATCCGGActctgaacaattttcaataattcttgtTGACTATGAATGATTTCAGTCTTTGGCATATTTTCTCGTTGACCAAATTTCCCTCAAAATGAATTGAGGCAAAGTTTCGCCAACGATCGCAAACCAggattctttttcatatttttcggatCCAGGGCTATACCCTCAgactcaaaaattttttgaataaatgccTTTTTCGAAGCCTCATCAGTACAATAGGCAGGGTATCCGCTGGCTTCatgcttcagtttaaaaaatcgattcatatattctacaaaaagacCAGCCATTTTTGTGACCTTATTATATTGAGTAGTCTCATActaccaaatttcaaaaatggcagTAATTTGATACCCCTCTTGAATCGCAGCTTTTATCTCGTCGGAAACCCATGTTCCTTCAATTTCTCGCGCATTTGTGTTATTTACATGTGGACAATCGCTCTGTATTTGTTCTTTACAGCAAGTATTACACAAAGGGAACATGAGTTTACCATGCATACGGACAGGCAGAACAGGTAAATACTTATTGGTAGGCGGTAATACTCTGCATTTGACTAGTCCCTCGACATTAGATAAATCAAAGTTTACACCGGTTAAACTTTTGCAGTCATCGCCGATGTAAACTTTGGGATGACCAATgggaaattttccatattttgaaacaaatggatAAAGTGAACAAACATCAAGATATGATATATTCACTTTACCCTTAGCCTCGTAATACGAAAATGTATTACCTGTTCGACCCCCATAAAATGCATCTCGAGGATTCAAGTGGGTGGTCTTTTAAGAAACTGcgtaaattatcattttgaattttttccttatCAAAGGAACACTCTCACTTTTCGACCACTTCATATCCTAATGAGCGAAGTCGATCAGTGTGAGCGTTTGTTCGTTCAAAACGATCATTTAGAGATTCAGAACTTTTATTGAAACCTAACTTTTCATCCCGATTCAATTTATAACATTGCGGACACCCATGCCAGTAGCAACCATGGAGTTGGTAAACAACTTTCGTACttacttctttattttcaaaatagccATCGACAAGACATCCATCTGGCAATCTAAATTCTCGTGCCCTGCCTGAACGAGTAATTTCAATGTCCAAATCGCGTTCTAAGGCTAATAACCATTCGATGGCTTTTTTCGACTGTCTATTAGCCCTTCTATAACCACCGTTTGGTAGTACACCTATTTGATCAGCTTTTagatcattttttctgaaaacttttgagCAAGCCGATGCAATTGTTATGCTCTCAATAAATGGATCGATATTGGCAactttaagaaataatgctctaaaagcCAAACACGCTCTACGAAGAATATCCACATCATTTATACAATATGATCtcaattcttctttgaaattaaaattgtattctgatGTGACACATTCTTCGTATCACTTGTAAAATGAGTCCCGAGCCTCACGAGACACTGTATCGGGTGAAAAATATTTGGCATCAGGTATTTTTCCAATGTACTCTTGATTTTTGGGAGTATTAAATAAATGGGGAAATGTACCCTTCTTTGCCTCTTCTAAACCAAAAGCTTCAGGCAATTGTCTTAATGGCATCTGAAGGTAATTCAAGCTGTCAATAAAACGGGTTTGATTTACCTTCACCAAAAGAATGCTAgtcccatttaaaataatttcaggtgGATTTCTAAGCCCTTTCTCTTTAATGAGATGACTCAAAATAAATTGAGCATCAAACCCTTTAGCATTATGTGCTATTAAAAAAGTTTCCGTGAAATGACTCATTTTTCGCGTGGCAAATTTTGTAAACTCGGAAACCGGATCTTCACTAAAAATATACTGTCTAATATCGCACCATTTACATCGTACATTTGGGTCAGGATCATCCATACACTCATCACATACCTGTTGTGCTACACACAAATTAGGTACGTGAATTTTCGTGGATTCCTGACCAACGACAGATTCACTCTGTTGAGTTTCAAAATCGTAAAAAGTGTATGcgacttttttattataacgtGGATTCCCAACTGGTGTTATGTAGCACAAATGGTTGTCTGGACAAACTTTTCTGCACGTAACACAATTTGAATATCCACATTTATGATCTTTGACATCTAAAtggttgattaattttgaaaaactaccataaattttaaatactgaacAAATACTTTTTCCCTTACTGTATGAATCAGGATGTAAATGGTTTCTCATACATGAGGCCCCATAAAAGGACCTAAGGCATGAATNNNNNNNNNNNNNNNNNNNNNNNNNNNNNNNNNNNNNNNNNNNNNNNNNNNNNNNNNNNNNNNNNNNNNNNNNNNNNNNNNNNNNNNNNNNNNNNNNNNNCTATCTTAAGGCTACTGAATATTTAGTAAAAGGAAGGATAATAAGTAGATACATGTtgacatacttttaaaaaaagacatttattaTACGAAGAATATTTTCGAAAGCGAGAAttattctattacatttttcaatttattttaaccatCTAGTTGAATGTGATTCTTTATAGAACATTCGTGCGTACACGGGAAGTCAGGTGAGTTAATAAAACACTACCAATTTCATGATATACAATGTTGAGATAATAGTCGTTAAATTTGGCGATAATCGGGCATGAAGAATatctttgtaataatta includes:
- the LOC117170699 gene encoding uncharacterized protein LOC117170699, translating into MSQKMLKQTDSDIEDIITSQSLNNSSSSHKRKKVHMTEVEPSHRWTFEPSVKIVTNKLQGITFGVPTWTTFLQQINIIDDYFEKEKQPSSDYTEPLEINDCKVIFTTSFGEKSVIFDSIPVPVPVAECENSENAYEKVCPDNHLCYITPVGNPRYNKKVAYTFYDFETQQSESVVGQESTKIHVPNLCVAQQVCDECMDDPDPNVRCKWCDIRQYIFSEDPVSEFTKFATRKMSHFTETFLIAHNAKGFDAQFILSHLIKEKGLRNPPEIILNGTSILLVKMPLRQLPEAFGLEEAKKGTFPHLFNTPKNQEYIGKIPDAKYFSPDTVSREARDSFYKACLAFRALFLKVANIDPFIESITIASACSKVFRKNDLKADQIGVLPNGGYRRANRQSKKAIEWLLALERDLDIEITRSGRAREFRLPDGCLVDGYFENKETTHLNPRDAFYGGRTGNTFSYYEAKGKVNISYLDVCSLYPFVSKYGKFPIGHPKVYIGDDCKSLTGVNFDLSNVEGLVKCRVLPPTNKYLPVLPVRMHGKLMFPLCNTCCKEQIQSDCPHVNNTNAREIEGTWVSDEIKAAIQEGYQITAIFEIW